One Penicillium oxalicum strain HP7-1 chromosome III, whole genome shotgun sequence genomic region harbors:
- a CDS encoding 30 kDa heat shock protein: MSLFRTSFPSTGDFAPLFRLLDDYDNHRSHGQSAIRGFAPKFDVRESESAFHLDGELPGIAQEDINIEFTDPQTLVVKGRTEREYHHSSEPSKDQSNTEQAVETADKASKNNKSVGQHRYWASERSVGEFSRTFSFPNRVDQDHVKASLKNGILSILVPKATASATKKITIE; encoded by the coding sequence ATGTCTCTCTTCCGAACCAGCTTCCCTTCCACCGGCGACTTCGCCCCTCTCTTCCGTCTCCTAGACGACTATGACAACCACCGAAGCCATGGCCAGTCTGCCATCCGCGGCTTCGCTCCCAAGTTCGACGTCCGTGAAAGCGAATCAGCCTTCCACTTGGACGGTGAGCTGCCCGGAATTGCTCAAGAAGACATCAACATTGAGTTCACCGACCCACAAACCTTGGTCGTGAAGGGCCGGACCGAGCGCGAATACCACCACTCCTCGGAGCCGTCCAAGGACCAGTCCAACACCGAACAAGCCGTCGAGACTGCCGACAAGGCTTCCAAGAATAACAAGTCGGTCGGCCAGCACCGCTACTGGGCCAGCGAGCGCAGTGTCGGAGAATTCTCGCGGACCTTCTCGTTCCCGAACCGCGTGGACCAGGACCATGTCAAGGCCAGTCTGAAGAATGGCATCCTGTCCATTCTGGTGCCCAAGGCCACGGCCTCGGCGACCAAGAAGATTACCATTGAGTGA
- a CDS encoding AN1-type zinc finger protein TMC1 → MAPRKPRCNFKECKEAAQRIVGDCSFCHGHFCSKHRMLEAHSCTGLEDCKKESHARNADKLNSERTVVVKGV, encoded by the coding sequence atggcACCTCGCAAGCCTCGTTGCAATTTCAAGGAGTGCAAGGAAGCGGCACAGCGGATCGTCGGAGACTGCAGTTTTTGCCACGGCCACTTTTGCTCAAAGCACCGCATGCTCGAAGCCCACTCCTGTACCGGGCTGGAGGATTGCAAGAAGGAATCACATGCTCGCAACGCCGACAAGCTGAACAGCGAACGAACAGTCGTTGTCAAGGGTGTATAA